From the genome of uncultured Fretibacterium sp., one region includes:
- a CDS encoding M20 family metallopeptidase: MKDSTVSVREEAVKLNPQLVEWRRHLHAHPELGFETADTAAFVVARLKEMGVTEFRTGIAKNGVAAVIRGDLPGKVLGMRADMDALPVQEETGLPFASTVSGRMHACGHDAHASMLLGAARILTAHRSELRGAVKLIFQPSEETAAGALAMIEDGVMENPKVDAFIGLHTGNFWSGVDAGEIGYSNGPLMAAADLFTITITGKGGHGATPHRTIDPIAIGCQIYTALQTIVSREISPLTPAVLTIGVFQSGSAGNIVPSDCVLKGTLRALSEETRKELQDRIRAISEDVAHAMRGHAAVEFHYGPPATINAPEMTSKLLRAAGAVVGPEKVREVEEPTMGGEDMAFFLERAPGVFFFHPSTFGGGRDYPHHHPKFDVNEEVLWTGTGTMAQFALTWQDD; the protein is encoded by the coding sequence ATGAAAGACTCGACTGTCAGCGTCAGGGAAGAGGCCGTGAAACTGAACCCGCAGCTTGTGGAGTGGCGCCGCCATCTGCACGCGCACCCGGAGCTGGGGTTCGAGACCGCCGATACGGCGGCCTTCGTAGTGGCGCGCCTGAAGGAGATGGGCGTGACGGAGTTTCGCACGGGCATCGCCAAGAACGGCGTCGCCGCGGTAATCCGTGGAGATTTGCCCGGCAAGGTGCTGGGGATGAGGGCGGACATGGACGCCCTGCCCGTCCAGGAGGAGACGGGGCTGCCCTTTGCCTCGACGGTGAGTGGACGCATGCATGCCTGCGGACATGACGCCCATGCATCGATGCTTCTGGGGGCAGCCAGGATCCTGACGGCCCATCGCAGTGAACTGAGGGGGGCGGTCAAGCTGATCTTCCAGCCCTCGGAGGAGACGGCTGCGGGGGCGCTCGCGATGATCGAGGACGGTGTGATGGAGAATCCCAAGGTCGATGCCTTTATCGGGCTTCACACGGGCAATTTCTGGTCGGGGGTCGATGCGGGCGAGATCGGGTACAGCAACGGACCGCTGATGGCCGCGGCCGACCTCTTCACCATCACGATCACCGGCAAGGGAGGGCATGGCGCAACGCCGCACCGCACCATCGATCCCATCGCCATCGGATGCCAGATATACACGGCGCTCCAGACCATCGTGAGCCGCGAGATCAGCCCTCTGACCCCGGCCGTGCTGACAATCGGGGTGTTTCAGAGTGGCTCTGCGGGCAACATCGTCCCGTCCGACTGCGTCTTGAAGGGTACGCTGCGCGCCCTCTCGGAGGAGACGCGCAAGGAGCTGCAGGACCGTATTCGGGCCATCTCCGAGGACGTGGCTCATGCCATGAGGGGCCATGCGGCCGTGGAGTTCCACTATGGACCGCCCGCCACGATCAATGCGCCGGAGATGACCTCTAAGCTCCTGCGCGCGGCCGGCGCGGTGGTGGGTCCCGAGAAGGTTCGGGAGGTCGAAGAGCCGACGATGGGAGGGGAGGACATGGCGTTCTTCCTGGAGAGGGCGCCGGGTGTGTTCTTCTTTCATCCCTCGACCTTCGGCGGCGGACGGGACTACCCGCACCACCACCCGAAGTTCGACGTCAATGAGGAAGTGCTCTGGACCGGGACGGGCACGATGGCGCAGTTTGCTCTGACATGGCAGGACGATTAA
- the pcp gene encoding pyroglutamyl-peptidase I, whose translation MQDKILISGFDPFGGEPVNPACELLRILDGKLLDGYRIVTQEIPTARFRAAETLCLAITREDPAMILALGQSGGCSELSVERVAINVDDYRIPDNDGNQPVDEPVVEGGPVAYWSTLPIRSMVRAMREVEVPASISNSAGTFVCNHLFYSLMRFLEEEGDVRRGGFIHVPYMLEQAERLGQPGLPLEVMARGLEAAVRAAAAVCKGH comes from the coding sequence ATGCAAGACAAGATTCTGATATCGGGGTTCGATCCCTTCGGCGGCGAGCCCGTCAACCCAGCCTGCGAGTTGCTCAGGATTCTTGATGGCAAGCTGCTGGACGGGTACCGCATCGTCACTCAGGAGATCCCTACGGCACGTTTTCGCGCGGCCGAGACGCTTTGCTTGGCCATAACACGCGAGGATCCCGCTATGATTTTAGCCCTTGGCCAGTCGGGCGGATGTTCGGAGCTCTCCGTCGAGCGGGTGGCTATCAATGTCGACGATTACCGCATCCCGGACAACGACGGCAATCAGCCCGTGGACGAGCCCGTGGTCGAGGGGGGCCCCGTGGCCTACTGGTCCACCCTGCCCATCAGGAGCATGGTTCGGGCGATGCGGGAGGTCGAGGTTCCGGCCTCCATCTCGAACAGCGCGGGAACGTTCGTATGCAATCATCTCTTTTACAGTCTGATGCGTTTCCTGGAGGAGGAGGGCGATGTGCGCCGTGGCGGTTTCATTCACGTCCCATATATGCTGGAGCAGGCCGAGCGTTTGGGGCAGCCCGGCTTGCCGCTTGAGGTGATGGCTCGGGGGCTTGAAGCCGCGGTTCGGGCGGCGGCAGCCGTCTGTAAAGGGCATTGA